A window of the Emys orbicularis isolate rEmyOrb1 chromosome 1, rEmyOrb1.hap1, whole genome shotgun sequence genome harbors these coding sequences:
- the LOC135872946 gene encoding olfactory receptor 52E2-like, whose product MAAFNFTPSDTSLFILMGIPGLEAAHIWISIPFFAFYIISLLGNFTVVFVVGKEQSLHKPMYLLICMLALTDIGMSTSIVPKALFIFWFNLKGITVNGCLAQTFFLYAIAVMHSAILVTMAFDRYVAICSPLRYATILTNTRIAKLGLVGLTRAVFFILPEPLFLSRLPFCANQIIPHTYCDHIAVAKMSCGDITVSRMYGLVIGVIVIGFDLTLIGLSYGLIIRAVLRISSKKANLKALKTCTAHICVMLTSYTPILFSILTHRFGQGIAPHIHIILANLCFIVPPMLNPIIYGVKTKELHDKVGKCRR is encoded by the coding sequence ATGGCAGCTTTCAACTTCACCCCCTCTGACACTTCATTATTCATCCTAATGGGTATCCCTGGCCTGGAAGCTGCTCACAtctggatttccatccctttcttTGCGTTCTACATTATCAGCCTATTGGGAAATTTCACAGTTGTGTTTGTTGTAGGCAAAGAACAGAGCCTGCACAAGCCGATGTACCTTCTGATCTGCATGCTGGCGCTCACAGATATTGGCATGTCTACCTCCATTGTGCCAAAGGCACTGTttatattttggttcaatttgaaaGGCATTACTGTGAATGGCTGCCTTGCCCAGACGTTCTTCCTGTATGCGATTGCTGTTATGCACTCAGCCATCCTCGTGACAATGGCCTTTGATCGCTACGTCGCCATATGTAGCCCTCTGAGATACGCCACCATCCTCACCAACACACGAATAGCTAAGCTAGGGCTAGTGGGTTTGACAAGAGCTGTTTTCTTCATTCTGCCCGAGCCCCTGTTCTTGAGCAGGCTGCCATTCTGTGCGAACCAGATAATCCCCCATACATACTGTGATCACATAGCTGTAGCAAAGATGTCATGTGGGGACATCACAGTCAGCAGGATGTATGGCTTGGTGATAGGAGTTATAGTCATTGGGTTCGACCTGACGCTCATTGGCTTGTCCTACGGTCTGATCATCAGGGCTGTCCTCAGAATCTCCTCCAAGAAAGCCAACCTGAAAGCCCTCAAAACCTGCACAGCCCACATCTGTGTCATGCTGACATCGTATACTCCCATCCTCTTCTCCATTCTGACACATCGGTTTGGTCAGGGCATCGCTCCGCACATTCATATTATCTTGGCCAACCTATGTTTCATCGTACCACCCATGCTCAACCCTATCATATACGGGGTCAAAACCAAAGAGCTTCATGACAAAGTGGGCAAATGCAGAAGGTGA